A section of the Cryobacterium soli genome encodes:
- the sucB gene encoding 2-oxoglutarate dehydrogenase, E2 component, dihydrolipoamide succinyltransferase has protein sequence MSESVNLPALGESVTEGTVTRWLKNVGDRVEVDEPLLEVSTDKVDTEIPSPIAGVIEAILVQEDETVEVGTPLVTIGDGSAPAAAPEAAAPEAAAPAAPAAAEAPAAPVAAAPVAEVPSTEAPAPAEAPAAVAPPAPAAVEPPPAAPAAPAAPAPAAPVAAAPAAPAPAAAAPAEPSRGAHAGTSGYVTPIVRKLANEAGVDLSTITGTGVGGRIRKQDIENAAAPAQAAPAESAVAVEVSPLRGTTQPMSRLRKVVAERAVASMQQTAQLTTVVEVDVTRVAMLRDKVKVSFHEKTGNKLSFLPFFALAAAEALKANPIINATVDGTSIVYPPQENMSIAVDTERGLLTPVIRDAGELDLAGFAAQIADLAARTRDNKLKPDELSGGTFTLTNTGSRGALFDTPVVFLPQSAILGTGVVYKKPIVVTDKGLDSIAIRSTVFLALSYDHRIIDGADASRFLTTMKARLEAGAFEANLGI, from the coding sequence ATGAGCGAATCCGTCAACCTCCCGGCACTCGGTGAGAGTGTCACAGAGGGTACGGTCACCCGCTGGCTCAAGAACGTGGGAGACCGCGTCGAAGTCGACGAACCGCTGCTCGAGGTATCGACCGACAAGGTCGACACCGAGATCCCATCCCCGATCGCCGGCGTCATCGAAGCCATCCTGGTTCAGGAAGACGAGACCGTCGAGGTCGGAACCCCCCTCGTGACCATCGGCGACGGCTCGGCTCCGGCCGCGGCCCCCGAAGCGGCAGCACCCGAAGCGGCCGCACCGGCCGCACCGGCCGCAGCAGAGGCACCCGCCGCCCCCGTCGCAGCGGCTCCCGTTGCCGAGGTCCCGTCGACCGAGGCTCCCGCTCCCGCGGAGGCTCCGGCCGCTGTCGCCCCGCCGGCCCCCGCTGCCGTCGAGCCGCCGCCCGCGGCGCCGGCAGCACCCGCCGCTCCAGCCCCGGCAGCACCGGTGGCTGCAGCGCCCGCCGCACCCGCTCCGGCAGCCGCAGCACCCGCCGAGCCCTCTCGCGGCGCGCACGCCGGCACCAGCGGCTATGTCACGCCCATCGTGCGCAAGCTCGCCAACGAAGCCGGCGTGGACCTGTCCACCATCACCGGCACCGGTGTCGGCGGACGCATCCGCAAGCAGGACATCGAGAACGCCGCGGCACCGGCCCAGGCGGCTCCCGCCGAGTCGGCCGTCGCCGTCGAGGTTTCGCCGCTGCGCGGCACCACCCAGCCGATGTCGCGTCTGCGCAAGGTCGTCGCCGAACGAGCCGTTGCCTCGATGCAGCAGACCGCACAGCTCACGACCGTTGTCGAGGTGGACGTGACCCGGGTCGCGATGCTGCGCGACAAGGTCAAGGTCTCCTTCCACGAGAAGACCGGCAACAAGCTGTCCTTCCTGCCGTTCTTCGCCCTGGCCGCGGCCGAGGCCCTGAAGGCGAACCCGATCATCAACGCCACCGTTGACGGCACCTCGATCGTGTACCCGCCCCAGGAGAACATGAGCATCGCCGTGGACACCGAGCGTGGACTGCTGACGCCGGTCATCCGCGACGCCGGGGAACTCGATCTGGCCGGCTTCGCCGCCCAGATCGCGGACCTGGCCGCCCGCACCCGCGACAACAAGCTCAAGCCCGACGAACTGTCCGGTGGCACGTTCACGCTGACCAACACCGGTTCGCGCGGCGCGCTGTTCGACACCCCGGTGGTCTTCCTGCCGCAGAGCGCCATCCTCGGCACCGGCGTGGTCTACAAGAAGCCCATCGTCGTGACCGACAAGGGCCTGGACTCCATCGCGATCCGTTCGACGGTGTTCCTGGCGCTCTCCTACGACCACCGCATCATCGACGGAGCGGACGCCTCGCGCTTCCTCACCACGATGAAGGCACGTCTGGAAGCCGGAGCCTTCGAGGCGAACCTGGGCATCTAA
- the lipB gene encoding lipoyl(octanoyl) transferase LipB has translation MLDFVVAGLSANSVPYFEGLELQRAVHRTVVSGHRPNTVLLLEHPAVYTAGKRTQPEDRPTDGTPVVDVDRGGRITWHGPGQLVGYPILRLAEPIDVVGYVRLLEAILIDALAEFGITGRRVDGRSGVWVGPVGAEDKIAAIGIRVADGVTMHGFALNCNNSLEPYDRIVACGIADAGVTTMTRVLGRVVSTEDAAASVTAAFRSHLAVPA, from the coding sequence ATGCTCGACTTTGTCGTCGCGGGGCTAAGCGCCAACTCCGTGCCGTATTTCGAGGGCCTTGAGCTCCAGCGCGCCGTCCATCGCACGGTGGTGTCCGGTCACCGACCGAACACCGTCCTGCTTCTCGAACATCCCGCCGTGTACACGGCCGGTAAACGCACCCAGCCGGAGGACCGTCCCACCGACGGCACCCCGGTCGTGGACGTCGACCGCGGCGGCCGGATCACCTGGCACGGCCCCGGGCAGCTGGTCGGCTATCCGATCCTGCGCCTGGCCGAACCCATCGACGTGGTCGGCTATGTGCGACTCCTCGAAGCCATCCTCATCGACGCCCTCGCCGAGTTCGGTATCACTGGCAGAAGGGTGGACGGCCGAAGCGGCGTCTGGGTCGGACCCGTCGGGGCCGAGGACAAGATCGCCGCCATCGGCATCCGTGTCGCCGACGGAGTCACCATGCACGGCTTCGCCCTGAACTGCAACAACTCCCTGGAGCCGTACGACCGCATCGTCGCCTGCGGCATCGCGGACGCCGGCGTGACCACCATGACCCGGGTGCTCGGCCGGGTCGTGAGCACCGAGGATGCCGCGGCGTCCGTCACCGCCGCCTTCCGCAGCCACCTGGCGGTGCCCGCATGA
- the lipA gene encoding lipoyl synthase produces MNAAPDGRRMLRLEVRNAETPIEKKPSWIKTRARMGPEYRQLQNLVTSENLHTVCQEAACPNIYECWEDREATFLIGGSQCTRRCDFCQIDTGKPADYDTDEPRRVAESVRAMDLRYATVTGVARDDLPDEGAWLYAETIRQIHEHCPGTGVEILVPDFSGNRDHLAEVFSARPEVFAHNVETVPRIFKRIRPAFRYDRSLDVLSQGRAAGLITKSNLILGMGEDRAEVSEALRDLHQAGTDILTLTQYLRPSPRHLPVARWVRPEEFVELKEEAEEIGFLGVLSGPLVRSSYRAGRLWAQSMAATGRPVPASLQHLADATLGFSQAV; encoded by the coding sequence ATGAACGCCGCGCCCGACGGCCGCCGGATGCTGCGCCTGGAGGTCCGCAACGCCGAAACACCCATCGAAAAGAAGCCCTCCTGGATCAAGACCCGAGCCCGGATGGGCCCCGAGTACCGTCAACTGCAGAACCTGGTGACGAGCGAAAACCTGCATACCGTCTGTCAGGAAGCCGCCTGCCCGAACATCTACGAATGTTGGGAGGACCGCGAGGCGACCTTCCTCATCGGCGGGTCGCAGTGCACCCGGCGCTGCGACTTCTGCCAGATCGACACGGGCAAACCCGCCGACTACGACACCGACGAGCCCCGCCGGGTTGCCGAGTCCGTGCGGGCCATGGACCTCCGCTATGCCACCGTCACGGGGGTGGCCCGTGACGACCTGCCCGACGAGGGCGCCTGGCTCTACGCCGAGACGATCCGGCAGATCCACGAACACTGCCCCGGCACCGGCGTGGAAATCCTGGTACCCGACTTCTCGGGAAACCGCGACCATCTCGCCGAGGTGTTCTCCGCCCGCCCCGAGGTTTTCGCGCACAATGTCGAAACCGTCCCCCGGATCTTCAAGCGCATCCGCCCCGCCTTCCGCTACGACCGGTCCCTCGACGTGCTCAGCCAGGGGCGTGCCGCCGGCCTGATCACCAAGTCGAACCTGATCCTGGGCATGGGCGAGGACCGTGCCGAGGTGTCAGAGGCGCTGCGGGACCTGCACCAGGCGGGCACCGACATCCTGACCCTCACCCAGTACCTGCGGCCCAGCCCACGGCACCTGCCTGTGGCGAGGTGGGTGCGGCCGGAGGAGTTCGTCGAACTCAAGGAAGAAGCCGAGGAGATCGGCTTCCTCGGGGTCCTCTCCGGACCCCTCGTGCGGTCGTCGTATCGGGCCGGGCGCCTCTGGGCCCAGTCCATGGCGGCGACGGGGCGCCCCGTTCCCGCGAGCCTGCAGCACCTCGCCGACGCCACCCTGGGGTTCAGCCAGGCCGTTTGA
- a CDS encoding DUF4191 domain-containing protein: protein MARSKDKSPRTPKEPGRLKQMWQVFQMTRRYDSNIVLFMVLGFLIPVAVGLILALLLTPDSGFTIALWIIAGVLGGVLAMLIILGRRAEKAAYSQIEGQPGAVGAVLRSSLKRGWVGSEMPVAVNGKTQDAVYRAVGRGGVVLISEGPRTRTARMVDEERRSVAKVGGNVAVTVISVGPDSDAVPLHKLARRLTKIKPSLTKAEVLAVNNRLNSIAKKLPIPKGVDPTKARPQRGN, encoded by the coding sequence ATGGCACGCAGCAAGGACAAGAGTCCCCGCACCCCCAAAGAACCTGGCCGCTTGAAGCAAATGTGGCAGGTCTTCCAGATGACCAGGCGCTACGACTCGAACATTGTTCTGTTCATGGTCCTTGGCTTCCTGATCCCGGTCGCGGTGGGCCTGATCCTGGCCCTCCTGCTGACCCCGGACAGCGGCTTCACCATCGCCCTCTGGATCATCGCCGGAGTGCTCGGTGGTGTGCTCGCAATGCTCATCATCCTGGGGCGACGGGCCGAGAAGGCCGCATACTCGCAGATCGAGGGCCAGCCCGGAGCCGTGGGCGCCGTGCTGCGTTCCTCGCTCAAGCGCGGTTGGGTCGGCAGTGAGATGCCCGTCGCCGTCAACGGCAAGACCCAGGATGCGGTGTACCGCGCCGTCGGCCGTGGCGGCGTCGTCCTCATCAGCGAGGGCCCCCGCACCCGCACAGCGCGAATGGTGGACGAAGAACGTCGCTCCGTGGCCAAGGTGGGCGGCAACGTCGCTGTCACGGTCATCTCGGTCGGACCCGACTCGGACGCCGTGCCGCTGCACAAGCTCGCGCGACGTCTGACCAAGATCAAGCCGTCCCTGACCAAGGCCGAGGTTCTCGCGGTGAACAACCGCCTCAACTCCATCGCCAAGAAGCTCCCCATCCCCAAGGGCGTCGACCCGACCAAGGCCCGCCCACAGCGCGGCAACTAG
- a CDS encoding RDD family protein, with protein MNATPPRPTTFGQLPPSTWPGERLGLPRSGPHSVGRVGRRIVALVIDWAIAVGLACLIWGYTLLDYDGFVVLGVFVLLQAVLLATLGASIGHLLVGLRLISLSGGPVGLWRPVVRSALLGVAVPALVWDSDQRGFHDKIAGTVLIRR; from the coding sequence GTGAACGCGACACCTCCACGACCCACGACATTCGGGCAGCTTCCGCCCAGCACCTGGCCGGGGGAGCGGCTGGGTCTGCCCCGGAGCGGCCCCCACTCGGTGGGCCGGGTCGGGCGCCGCATTGTGGCCCTGGTCATCGACTGGGCGATCGCGGTGGGCCTGGCGTGCCTGATCTGGGGCTACACCCTTCTGGACTACGACGGGTTCGTCGTGCTGGGCGTCTTCGTGCTGCTGCAGGCGGTACTGCTCGCGACGCTCGGAGCCAGCATCGGCCACCTGCTGGTCGGCCTCCGCCTGATCAGCCTCAGCGGCGGACCGGTGGGCCTGTGGCGGCCCGTCGTGCGGTCCGCCCTGCTCGGCGTGGCCGTTCCCGCGTTGGTCTGGGACTCGGATCAGCGCGGCTTCCACGACAAGATTGCCGGCACGGTGCTGATCCGCCGGTAG
- the glnA gene encoding type I glutamate--ammonia ligase, protein MFRDSSEVLAFIKDTDVKFLDLRFTDLPGVQQHFNIPASTVDEDFFTVGQMFDGSSIRGFASIHESDMQLIPDVTSAFVDPFRAERTLIMLFDIYNPRNGEIYSKDPRQVAKKAEKYLASTGIGDTAYFGSEAEFYIFDDVRYEVNQHTSFYSVDSGEGAWNSGRKEEGGNLANKTPYKGGYFPVSPVDQHADMRDDICLKLIDAGLVLERSHHEVGTGGQGEINYKFDTMVHAADDLLKFKYIVKNTAHEWGKTATFMPKPLFGDNGSGMHTHQSLWSEGKPLFYDEAGYGGLSDVARWYIGGLLKHAPAVLAFTNPTVNSYHRLVPGFEAPVNLVYSAGNRSASIRIPITGTNPKAKRLEFRAPDASGNPYLAFAAQLMAGLDGIKNRIEPHEPVDKDLYELPPEEAKNIPQVPASLEEALQALEADHDFLLAGNVFTPELIETWIDYKREKEIKPLAQRPHPFEFELYYGV, encoded by the coding sequence ATGTTCCGCGATTCGTCCGAAGTGCTCGCTTTCATCAAGGACACCGATGTCAAGTTCCTTGACCTCCGCTTTACCGACCTGCCGGGTGTGCAGCAGCACTTCAACATCCCCGCGTCGACCGTTGACGAGGACTTCTTCACCGTCGGCCAGATGTTCGACGGCTCGTCGATCCGCGGTTTCGCGTCGATCCACGAATCTGACATGCAGCTGATCCCCGACGTGACGAGCGCCTTCGTCGACCCGTTCCGCGCCGAGCGCACGCTCATCATGCTGTTCGACATCTACAACCCGCGCAACGGCGAGATCTACTCCAAGGACCCGCGCCAGGTGGCCAAGAAGGCCGAGAAGTACCTCGCGTCCACCGGCATCGGCGACACGGCGTACTTCGGCTCCGAGGCCGAGTTCTACATCTTCGACGACGTGCGCTACGAGGTCAACCAGCACACCAGCTTCTACTCGGTCGACTCCGGTGAGGGCGCCTGGAACTCCGGCCGCAAGGAAGAGGGCGGGAACCTCGCCAACAAGACCCCCTACAAGGGCGGCTACTTCCCGGTCAGCCCGGTCGACCAGCACGCCGACATGCGCGACGACATCTGCCTGAAGCTCATCGACGCGGGCCTGGTGCTCGAGCGCAGCCACCACGAGGTCGGCACCGGCGGCCAGGGTGAGATCAACTACAAGTTCGACACCATGGTGCACGCGGCCGACGACCTGCTGAAGTTCAAGTACATCGTCAAGAACACGGCGCACGAGTGGGGCAAGACCGCCACGTTCATGCCCAAGCCGCTCTTCGGCGACAACGGCTCCGGCATGCACACCCACCAGTCCCTGTGGTCAGAGGGCAAGCCGCTGTTCTACGACGAGGCCGGCTACGGCGGACTCTCCGACGTCGCTCGCTGGTACATCGGCGGCCTGCTCAAGCACGCCCCCGCCGTGCTCGCCTTCACGAACCCGACGGTCAACTCCTACCACCGCCTGGTGCCGGGCTTCGAAGCACCGGTCAACCTGGTCTACTCGGCCGGCAACCGCTCAGCCTCGATCCGCATCCCGATCACCGGCACCAACCCCAAGGCCAAGCGACTCGAGTTCCGCGCGCCCGATGCCTCAGGCAACCCGTACCTCGCCTTCGCAGCCCAGCTGATGGCCGGCCTTGACGGCATCAAGAACCGCATCGAACCGCACGAGCCGGTAGACAAGGACCTCTACGAGCTGCCGCCCGAAGAGGCCAAGAACATCCCCCAGGTTCCCGCTTCGCTCGAAGAGGCCCTGCAGGCGCTGGAGGCCGACCACGACTTCCTGCTCGCCGGCAACGTCTTCACCCCTGAGCTCATCGAGACCTGGATCGACTACAAGCGCGAGAAGGAGATCAAGCCCCTCGCGCAGCGTCCGCACCCGTTCGAATTCGAACTGTACTACGGCGTCTAA
- a CDS encoding bifunctional [glutamine synthetase] adenylyltransferase/[glutamine synthetase]-adenylyl-L-tyrosine phosphorylase: MAREQLTLTDLARVGFADLGEARARLDEVSERGGPDPSDLFPLLSRAANPDAALFAVLSFVRQSPAEFAVLRRHPGAVQRLVLVAGASTGLTDFFLRHPDELVVLHEKSTALPGLAELTRDLLDSVQATDGVAALVDDAGWVALRVRYRRRLAELAAFDLEQADPVAGLDRIARHLSHLAAAALEASLAVARGMAGGAVAAPGVFPLEQVRLTKLAVIGMGKAGAGELNYVSDVDVIFVAEGDEDAGLDTGRAVDIATRLAILMMRGLNQPTVEPELWEVDPNLRPEGKSGALVRTLESHIVYYDRWAKSWEFQALLKARPLAGDLDLGSRYVAAVAPKVWTSASRENFVESVQRMRERVTSNIPADEVAVQLKLGPGGLRDIEFTVQLLQLVHGQADPDVRQPGTLPALAALAESGYVGRAEAAEFAQDYRMLRLMEHRLQLDRLRRTHLLPRDESGLRVLARATGLATSAAGLSSRWEATKHRVRGLHERLFYRPLLSAVAALPAEGLNLTSAQAEARLAAIGFRNTAGALAHIAALTSGVSRRATIQQHLLPVLLQWLSDGADPDYGLLAFRRLSDSLGSTYWFLRMLRDSSGAAERLTRVLSASRFVGELFETIPEAVAWLEHDDELRPRSLGVLQDEARAVLARHGSPDAAASVLRTSRRREMLRLALSAILGRISIDELAAGLTDVTTVIIQGVLGAIRGTGLTGDDGPLAPDGIEFAVIAMGRFGGAELGFGSDADVMFVFRPGALEQGAAHDRATFIVRELNRLTDDNRLPLDLDIGLRPEGKNGAVARSIDSYQAYYRRWSLTWEAQALLRARGIAGEPALVESFHAVMDTVRYPEAISEQDVREIKRIKARVENERLPQGADPNRHLKLGRGSLSDVEWFVQLLQLQHAAALPALRTTSTLGALEEATRHSLVTAPEAATLRAAWLFASRCRSAITLWTNKTADVLPSDRMQLDGVARMMEYPPGSANQLEEDYLSVTRRARAVFERRFYGPVERPGAFSG; encoded by the coding sequence ATGGCGAGAGAACAGCTGACCCTGACAGACCTCGCTCGGGTGGGCTTCGCCGATCTCGGCGAGGCCCGCGCACGCCTCGACGAGGTCAGCGAGCGAGGCGGACCTGACCCGTCCGACCTCTTCCCGCTGCTCAGCCGGGCGGCGAATCCCGACGCGGCGCTATTCGCGGTGCTCTCGTTCGTCCGGCAGTCTCCGGCCGAGTTCGCCGTGCTCCGGCGGCATCCGGGAGCCGTTCAACGCCTGGTGCTCGTTGCGGGTGCGTCGACGGGGTTGACCGACTTCTTCCTGCGGCATCCCGACGAACTCGTGGTACTGCACGAGAAGAGCACGGCGCTGCCCGGGCTGGCCGAGCTCACTCGCGACCTGCTCGACTCTGTGCAGGCCACGGACGGAGTCGCAGCGCTGGTCGACGACGCCGGCTGGGTCGCGCTACGGGTGCGGTACCGCCGCCGGCTCGCCGAACTGGCCGCGTTCGACCTCGAACAGGCCGATCCCGTTGCCGGCCTCGACAGGATCGCCCGGCACCTGTCCCACCTGGCCGCCGCGGCGCTGGAGGCCTCCCTGGCCGTCGCCAGGGGGATGGCCGGCGGCGCCGTCGCCGCTCCCGGCGTGTTCCCCCTCGAGCAGGTGCGGCTGACCAAGCTCGCGGTGATCGGCATGGGTAAGGCAGGTGCGGGGGAGCTCAACTACGTCAGCGACGTCGACGTCATCTTCGTCGCCGAAGGAGACGAGGACGCCGGTCTCGATACCGGCCGTGCCGTGGACATCGCCACCCGGCTGGCGATCCTGATGATGCGCGGGCTCAACCAGCCCACCGTGGAACCCGAGCTGTGGGAGGTGGACCCCAACCTGCGGCCGGAAGGCAAGTCGGGGGCGTTGGTGCGCACCCTCGAGTCCCACATCGTCTACTACGACAGGTGGGCCAAGAGCTGGGAGTTTCAGGCGCTGCTCAAGGCCCGGCCGCTGGCTGGCGACCTCGACCTCGGTTCCCGCTATGTCGCAGCCGTCGCGCCGAAGGTGTGGACCAGTGCGAGCCGGGAGAACTTCGTCGAGTCCGTGCAGCGGATGCGCGAACGCGTGACCAGCAACATCCCCGCCGACGAGGTCGCCGTGCAGCTCAAGCTCGGGCCCGGCGGCCTGCGCGACATCGAGTTCACGGTGCAGTTGCTGCAGCTCGTGCACGGCCAGGCCGACCCTGACGTGCGCCAGCCCGGCACGCTGCCGGCGCTGGCCGCGCTGGCCGAGTCCGGCTACGTCGGCCGAGCGGAGGCGGCCGAGTTCGCCCAGGACTACCGGATGCTCCGGCTCATGGAACACCGCCTGCAGTTGGATCGCCTGCGCCGCACGCACCTGCTACCCCGGGACGAGTCCGGTCTGCGGGTGCTCGCCCGCGCCACCGGACTGGCGACCAGCGCGGCCGGGCTGAGTTCCCGGTGGGAGGCGACCAAGCATCGCGTGCGGGGTCTGCACGAACGCTTGTTCTACCGCCCGTTGCTGTCGGCCGTGGCGGCGTTGCCCGCCGAGGGGCTCAATCTCACGAGCGCCCAGGCTGAGGCACGACTGGCTGCCATCGGTTTCCGCAACACCGCGGGTGCCCTGGCCCATATCGCCGCGCTCACGAGCGGGGTGTCCCGGCGGGCGACGATCCAGCAGCACCTGCTGCCGGTGCTGCTCCAGTGGCTCTCCGACGGCGCCGACCCGGACTACGGTCTGCTCGCGTTCCGCCGCCTGAGCGACAGCCTGGGCTCCACCTATTGGTTCCTGCGCATGCTGCGTGACTCGTCCGGTGCCGCCGAGCGTCTGACCCGGGTGCTGTCCGCCTCCCGGTTCGTCGGGGAGCTTTTCGAGACCATCCCAGAGGCCGTCGCCTGGCTGGAGCACGACGACGAGCTGCGCCCACGATCCCTCGGGGTGCTGCAGGACGAGGCACGGGCGGTCCTGGCCCGGCACGGCAGCCCCGACGCTGCCGCGTCGGTGCTGCGCACCAGTCGGCGCCGAGAGATGTTGCGCCTGGCCCTGTCGGCGATCCTCGGCCGGATCAGCATCGACGAGTTGGCGGCGGGCCTGACCGATGTGACCACGGTGATCATCCAGGGTGTGCTGGGCGCCATCCGAGGCACCGGGCTCACCGGCGACGACGGTCCGCTGGCGCCGGACGGCATCGAGTTCGCAGTCATCGCGATGGGCCGGTTCGGGGGAGCGGAGCTGGGGTTCGGGTCCGACGCCGACGTCATGTTCGTCTTCCGGCCGGGTGCGCTCGAGCAAGGCGCGGCGCACGACCGGGCGACGTTCATCGTGCGCGAACTGAACAGGCTCACCGACGACAACCGGCTGCCGCTGGACCTCGACATCGGTCTGCGCCCTGAGGGCAAGAACGGGGCCGTGGCGCGGTCGATCGATTCGTACCAGGCGTACTACCGCCGTTGGTCGCTCACCTGGGAGGCGCAGGCCCTGCTGCGCGCCCGCGGCATCGCCGGGGAACCTGCGCTCGTGGAGAGCTTCCACGCCGTCATGGACACCGTGCGGTACCCCGAGGCCATCTCCGAGCAAGACGTGCGCGAGATCAAGCGCATCAAGGCGCGGGTGGAGAACGAACGCCTGCCCCAGGGCGCCGACCCCAACCGCCACCTCAAGCTGGGGCGTGGTTCGCTCAGCGACGTGGAATGGTTCGTGCAGCTCCTGCAGCTCCAGCATGCCGCCGCGCTGCCGGCACTCCGCACGACTTCCACTCTCGGGGCCCTTGAGGAAGCCACTCGGCACTCCCTGGTGACGGCGCCGGAGGCCGCCACGCTCCGCGCCGCCTGGCTTTTCGCGTCCCGGTGCCGTTCGGCCATCACCCTGTGGACCAACAAAACCGCTGACGTGCTCCCGAGCGACCGGATGCAGCTGGACGGCGTTGCCCGCATGATGGAGTACCCGCCCGGCTCGGCCAACCAGCTCGAGGAAGACTACCTGTCGGTCACCCGCCGCGCCCGAGCAGTGTTCGAGCGCCGTTTCTACGGCCCGGTGGAGCGCCCAGGGGCCTTCTCGGGTTAA
- the glnA gene encoding type I glutamate--ammonia ligase, whose amino-acid sequence MDKQRDFVLRTIEERGIKFIRLWFTDVVGTLKSVAIAPAEVEGAFAEGLGFDGSAIEGLTRSFEADVLAHPDPTTFQILPWRGEVDPTARMFCDITTPDGQPAVADPRNVLKRTLAKAAERGFTFYTHPEIEFYLLKSSKFGKNGPVPVDSAGYFDNVPGGTAHDFRRRSVRMLEDLGISVEFSHHEAGPGQNEIDLRYADALTTADNIMTFRTVIKEVAIEQGVYATFMPKPLSDQPGSGMHTHLSLFEGDTNAFYEAGAQYQLSTTGRQFIAGLLRHAPEITAVTNQFVNSYKRLWGGDEAPSFVCWGHNNRSALIRVPLYKPNKGQSSRIEYRAIDSAANPYLAYSLMLAAGLKGIEEGYELPPEAEDNVWGLSDTERRALGYHQLPASLDHAIQYMEESELVAETLGEHVFNYVLLNKRQEWREYRSQVTPFELNKNLEML is encoded by the coding sequence ATGGACAAGCAGCGCGACTTCGTTCTTCGGACCATCGAGGAACGGGGCATCAAGTTCATTCGACTATGGTTCACCGACGTGGTCGGCACCCTGAAGTCGGTCGCCATCGCACCGGCCGAGGTCGAGGGGGCGTTCGCCGAGGGACTCGGCTTCGACGGCTCCGCGATCGAGGGCCTCACGCGCTCGTTCGAAGCCGACGTGCTGGCCCACCCGGACCCCACGACGTTCCAGATACTGCCCTGGCGCGGCGAGGTGGACCCCACCGCGCGGATGTTCTGCGACATCACCACGCCGGACGGCCAGCCCGCCGTCGCCGACCCCCGGAACGTTCTCAAGCGCACCCTGGCGAAGGCAGCGGAACGCGGGTTCACCTTCTACACGCACCCGGAGATCGAGTTCTACCTGCTCAAGTCTTCGAAGTTCGGCAAGAACGGTCCCGTCCCGGTCGACTCAGCCGGCTACTTCGACAACGTCCCCGGCGGCACCGCGCACGACTTCCGCCGCCGGTCGGTGCGGATGCTCGAAGACCTCGGCATCTCGGTGGAGTTCAGCCACCACGAGGCCGGCCCCGGCCAGAACGAGATCGACCTGCGCTACGCGGATGCCCTGACCACGGCGGACAACATCATGACGTTCCGCACCGTGATCAAGGAAGTGGCCATCGAGCAGGGCGTCTATGCGACCTTCATGCCCAAGCCGCTCTCCGACCAGCCTGGCTCGGGTATGCACACCCACCTCTCGCTCTTCGAGGGGGACACCAACGCCTTCTACGAGGCCGGCGCCCAGTACCAGCTGTCCACCACGGGCCGCCAGTTCATCGCCGGACTGCTGCGCCACGCGCCTGAGATCACGGCGGTGACCAACCAGTTCGTGAACTCGTACAAGCGGCTGTGGGGCGGCGACGAGGCGCCCAGCTTCGTCTGCTGGGGCCACAACAACCGGTCGGCCCTGATCCGGGTTCCGCTGTACAAGCCCAACAAGGGTCAGAGCTCGCGCATCGAGTACCGCGCGATCGACTCCGCGGCGAACCCGTACTTGGCATACTCGTTGATGCTGGCCGCCGGTCTCAAGGGCATCGAAGAGGGCTACGAGCTGCCGCCGGAGGCAGAGGACAACGTGTGGGGTCTCAGCGACACCGAACGCCGCGCCTTGGGCTACCACCAGCTCCCCGCCAGCCTTGATCACGCCATCCAGTACATGGAGGAATCCGAACTGGTGGCCGAGACGCTCGGTGAGCACGTCTTCAACTACGTGCTGCTGAACAAGCGCCAGGAATGGCGTGAGTACCGGTCGCAGGTCACCCCCTTCGAGCTGAACAAGAACCTCGAGATGCTCTAG